In the genome of Zobellia nedashkovskayae, the window CTTACCGGTTGCGGCATTATAGAAATTGAGTCCGCTACCTGTTGTACCCACCCAAAGATTACCTGTTTCATCACCGGTAATAGCAGAAACTAAATTGCTGCTAATACGATTAGGTTTATTTGCACTTGGATTGTAAACCGTAAACTTATACCCATCATACTTATTGAGTCCGTCATGCGTACCAAACCACATGAAACCCTGTTTGTCTTGATAAATTGCATTAATATCACTTTGCGAAAGTCCGTCACTTGTTGTAATGTGTTTGAAACTGATATGGTTTTGTGAATAACATAATGTATAAGAAAATAAAACGCACGAAAGAATCCATATCGCTTTTAAGAATTGCTTACTATTCACCAGTATTTTCATTTATTATTTTAAGGAGCAAAAAGATTTGCTGTAATAGTTTATTATTAAAGAAAATCTATTTTCTCTGTTCTATCAATAAAAGAGAGTCATTATTTACAGAAAAAATAAAAGCTGGCTTTTTCTGATCGCCAATATTTATAGATTTAATATCCTTTATTTCTCCTGGAGCATACAATCCACTTTCATTCATGTCTAAAAGTTCAAAATCGTTTTTGACACCACCAACCAAAACCAACCCTATTCCAGAATCATTTCTAGGTGTTTCCACTTCAGCTTCATATAGATTACCACCAATAAGCATATCCGGAAATTGATCTCCATTATAATTAAAGATTTCAAATTTATTAATTGATGAAAATTGAGCTCGTTTAGGTAACTCGTGGATTATAAATTCACCATTTTTATTTTCAATCCATGAATTGGCAAATGTTTTAGCTTCATAATGTAAAGCCTTTTTTAACATTTTTTCTCCGTATATATCATTTAAATTAGCATTTGCAAAGGATTCAAAAGTCTCAAACCTTTTCTTTATTGCAGGAACCTGTTGAGACGAACACTCTCTTCCTCTCAAAGGTAAAATAGTTCCTTTTTTTCTATAACTTAGAACGATATCCATAGTCCCATTTTCATCAAAATCATTTGCATAAACTTCAAATGGGGTCTTTTCATTTGCTTTATACTTATAATTTAGCCCCAAATTCCCAGCAAAATAATCCATATCTCCATCAGCATCAATATCCACTTTTTGTAAGCTATACCACCATCCAGTAGTATTTTCAAAACCTAATTCATTTGTTACATCTTTAAAACTTCCTCCAGTATTTTTAAAAAACCTAATAGGCATCCACTCTCCTGTAACAATTAGGTCTATTTCATTATCGTCATTAAAATCGTCCCAAATAGCAGAAGTGACCATTCCTAACTCAGACAATTCAGGGGCTATTTCTGCTGTAACGTTAGTATATTGTAATTCTAAATCTTTTCCTCCTTCATTTTTAAGAATATAGCTTTCCGGAGAGAACGGATATTTACCCGGTACAATTCTACCTCCAATAAATAAGTCTAAATCCCCATCGTTGTCATAATCTGCGCTAACAATTTCTTGTCCACTAGCTATAATTACAGGAAGTGCCTTTGTACTTTTTACAAAACCCTGTGGCGTATTTATATATAATCTATCTTGATAATAACCTGAATTTACAGAAGTATGGTTACCACCATTTACAATGTATAAATCTAAATCTTTATCATTATCCGCATCAAAAAGTAAAACACCTGTGTCTTCATACTGCGAATCCGTTTCCCATGGTCCTGCCAATAATTCAAAACCACCATTTTCATTTTGCACATACATTGCAGACTGACTACCTTTTGCATTACCAACAAAAAAATCTTCCAATCCATCTGAATTTATATCTCCTGTAGCTACTTTTGCACCTAACTGAGAATACCTATGAGGCAGTAAAGGTTCTGTTTTAAAATCATCATAAGCATCTTCAATATGTATAAAAGAAGGATTGATTTTATTTGAAATGTTCGCAAAAGAATACTCTCTGTCAATAATAGGAATAGTGCTGGTTTTTAAAGAGTCATATTTAATTTTAATTTCTTGATTAGAACTTACATTTTCTACCAGCTGCGTTTCTCCGTTTGGCCAAATAACTTTTACAGAATTATCTGTTTCAGCTTGCCAGAGTCCAAAATGAACAATTGGTTCTACACTAGACTGGTATCCTCTGGTTAATGTTAGCTCCTGAGTTTGTTTGTTGATCTTCTCGTTAATAACAACTTTAGCCCCTAAGGCAAAAGGATTGTTTTTTTCTCCTTGAAGTCTTACTCTCAGGTAATTATTATTTTTTATGTTTTTGTTTTCATAAATAGATGCCGGTGCATCCATATTATTTATTACCAAATCTAAATCGCCATCTAAATCTAGATCTGCATATGCAAACCCATTAGAAAAACCAGCTTTATCCAATCCCCACTCTTCACTTACGTTAGAAAAAGAAAGGTCTTTGTTATTAGCAAAAGCAAAATTTGCAATAGGAGTACTAGGCATTAATCTGAAATCTTTGTTTTTATTTTCACCAAAAAAAGTTTCAGATTTGTATTTGGCATTAACGTCATTATTATTTACATCTCTTTTAACCCCATTGGATATAAACACATCTTTCCATCCATCATTATCAAAATCCGCAAATTGCGCTCCCCAGCTCCAGTCTGTGGTAGACATATTGGAAAACCTTGATACTTCACTAAATACTGGTATTTTATCCTGATTTACCCCGTTGTTTAATTGCAACGAGTTTTGCATGTACTGATAATTGAAACCATAGTCTACTGACTCATAAAAAGTTTCAGGACTCATGCTCGCCATATTAGTCTTAGAACGTTTATAATCCGCAGCAGTCATATCAACCTGAAGAATATCTACTAAACCATCATTATTAAAGTCATTAACATCCATACCCATACCAAACATAGATGTATGCCTAGCTGCTTTTCTAGAAACCTCCGTAAAGGTACCGTCTCCATTATTTTGGTATAAATAATCAGGTACATTGAAATCATTACTTAGGTACAAATCCTTATATCCGTCATTATTAAAATCTGATGCAACTAAGCCTAGAGTTAGTCCAAAATTCTGAACTCCAGATTCTTTCGTAACATCAGAAAATGTTCCATTCCCATTGTTTTCGTATAAATGCCCAGAATCTTCATGGACATTCAAGTTCATTTTATTCTTATAATAATTATTTCCTTTGCTCACTAAAACATTTGGATAATTAGCCACAAAAAGGTCTAAAAGTCCGTCGTTATTATAATCGAAAAATGTAGATTGTATAGAAATACTTTCATCTGCAATTCCATAAGAAGCAGCTTTTTCCGCAAAAGTATTGTCTCCGTTATTAATAAACAATTGGTTTGCGGTAGTACTAAACTTGCCGGATACGCTTAAATAAATATCTAGATAGCCGTCATTATTTACATCGGCCATTGTGGTACCGGAATACCATCTATTATCACCTGCAATACCAGCTTTTTCCGTGATATCTTCAAATTGCAAATTACCCTTGTTAAGATATAATTTATTAGGAGTTAAGTTACCTGTGAAATATATATCAGATAATCCATCATTATTAATATCTCCTATAGACACTCCCGCCCCTAGGTATAGATAAGGGAATGAAAAGTAATTTAAAGTGTCATTTTCAATAATAGTATTAGAAAAATCTACCCCAGATACCGTAGGGTCTATTTCTATAAAATTTTTACTTATAGCACTTTTCTTAGTGCAAGAAAAAACTATAAGCAAAACAATTAATGAAGCAATTATCTTTCTCATGCTTAAATATAAATAATATAAAAGGGAACCGTTAATTCACGGTTCCCTTTTAATTTACAGACTATTGATCATTAGTAACCTGGGTTTTGTTTAAACCCTTCGTCATTATTATTACCGTCTAATTCTGAAAGAGGAATTGCAAGGTATTCTCTTCCTGGTTTGTAAGAGCTTGTACCACCACTTTCTGATTTTAAATCTGGATTATCTACAATTCTGGATTTAACCCTATCCCAACGAAGAAGATCAAAGTAACGTGTACGTTCAAAAGTTAATTCCTTTACACGTTCATCTTCTATATCTTGCATTGTTATTACTGCATGCGGAGCTAAGTCTGCTCTTTCGCGAACTTCATTAATAGCATTTAACGCGGCAGTTGTAGAACCGTTTAACATAAATTCTGCTTCAGCAAACATTAAAAGAACATCTGCATATCTTAATATTCTTAGGTTGTTTCCAGAACTGTGCCATCCGCCATCTCTAGATTCTTCTTTACCATTAAATTTCCAATCTGCATATTTATTACCAAATATATTTGTACCGGAAGCATCAAAAGCATCTGCATAAGATGTGTTAAGGTAAGTTCTTGAACGTAACGTATCTCCTTCGTAAATTGTAGAATCTTCAGTATTCCAGAAGAAAGTTGTATACGTTCTTGGGTCATTTTCACCATTAACAGTCTGCTCATCCAAAAATAAATCAAGAGCCCATTGATTAACTCTCATAGTATTTTGGTTTGTATATCCTACTGGAGCCAAGTCGGCCTGGTAAGCTGAACCAGAACCACTACTGGAAGCATCTGCTCCCCAACCTTGGTTACCATCAGAAATTAACTGAATTTCAAATAAAGATTCTTTATTGTTTTCAAATTCCTCTGTGAAATTATCAGCATAATCATCCATTAATTCAAAACTTCCATCCATAACCTTAGAAAATTCTGCTTTAGCCTCCGAATATTTTCCTTGGTATAAATAGACTTTTCCTAACAAACCTGTAGCAGCTTTGGCTCTAGCTCTTCCTGTTTGTTCTGCAGGCCAAGAGTTTGGCAACATAGCTTGTGCTTTTTTCAAATCTTCCTCTATCAGCGCCCAAACATCAGCAGGTGGTGCTTGTGGTAGTAACTCCGGAGCTTCCATTTGGTCTACTGGAATTGTTATTATAGGTACATTTAAAAAATTATTAACTAAATTAAAATAATTAAAACCTCTAATAAAGTAAGCTTCTCCTAGTATGCTTTCTTTCTCTGCAGCATCCATTTCTATATTAGGAACGTTAAACAGAACATCATTAGCCCTAGAAACACCTCTAAATTGTGCTTCCCACATCCATTTTGGAGCGTTACGATCTGCGGTAGCATTGAAGGCACCTGCAGCTGTTCTATCCGAAGAGTTAAAACCGTTTACAACATCATCTCTGTAATCTGAAAGGAATACTTCGAATCTAGAGTAATAGGTTATTGCTAAAAAAGGGCTATAAGCTCCCAAAATAGCTTTATTTGCATCTTCTGCTGTACCCCAAAATGATGATGGCACAAGAATATTTGGATTATCCTGATTTAAAGCATCATCAGAACAATTTATATTTAGGGCTAAAAGAGCAAACATAGCCAGCACACCCTTTATTGTTATCTTATTATTTTTCATTTTTCTTATTTTTTTTATTAAAAAGAAACTTGTAAACCTAGTTGGTAAGTTCTGGGTGTAGGATAGTTTCCTTCATCAACACCATTATTAAACAGACTAGTACCACCTCTACTATTTCTTCCAACCTCAGGATAATATCCAGAATAATCACTTATTGTAAATAAGTTTGTTGCAGAAACGTACAATCTAATTTTAGGTATTTTTATTTTTTCTAATACATCATCAGGAAGTGTGTATCCTAATTGCGCATTTCTTAAACGGAAATAAGCACCATTTTCTAAATAAAAATCAGACATTCTACGGTTAAAACCAGGATCAACTTGTGTGTTTCTTGGTATGTTGGTATTTGTATTAGTAGGTGTCCATGCATTTGCCGCATCCGCTAAATAATTACCATTAAAATCAAAAAATCCTCTATATTTTGTAGAGTTCAAAATTTTGTTTCCTGATACACCATTAAAAAATAGGCTTAAATCTACTCCTTTATAGTCTGCCGTTAGGTTAAACCCATACTCAAAGTTTGGGATAGAACTACCAAGGTATTTTCTATCTTCTGGATCAACACCATCGCCATTAAAATCTTTAAACTTAAGATCACCTGCTATTGGGTTACCCTCTTGATCATTAGCTGCTGTAGCCTCTGCATCTGTTTGATAAATACCGTCTGTTACATAGCCATAAAAAGAGCCAATAGGCTCCCCTATGTCAGTTCTAGTACCCCTTAACCCGTTAGAAGTAAAACCGCCTCCAATAATAGGTGCTTGTCCTCCTAAAGAAGTAACTACATTATCCAGTGTAGAGAAATTGGCTGTCAAGTTAAAGTTTAAATCTCCTATTTGATCAGCATAGGTTACTAAGAATTCAAAACCCTTGTTTTCTATGTTTCCTCTATTAAATGGAATTTGATTAGCAAATCCTGTATAAAGAGGAAGCTGAACATCTACTAAAATATCTTCCGATTTTTTAATAAAATAATCCACGGTTACGTTTATCTTATTATTCAGAGTGGCAAATTCTAATCCAAAATTTGTTGTTTTAGTAGTTTCCCAAAAGATATTACTATTTACACCTCTTGTAACCGCATAACCAGATTCTCTAGCTTGAGTTTCACCTAAAACATAGGTACTAAATAAGTTAATAGAAGGATTAATTGCATACGCATCAACATTATTAGATCCTATTTCTCCGTAACCAGCCCTTAACTTAATGTTAGAAACAGCATCAAAATTTTCTAAAAATGGCTCATTACTAATGTTCCAACCAATTGCCATAGAAGGGAAAGTACCCCACCTTAAATCTTCTTTAAACAAAGAAGAACCATCACGACGCAAACTTGCCGTTAATAAGTATCTATCATCAAAAGTATAATTTAACCTACCAAAATAAGATTGAATGGTTGTTGTAATATCCTCAGAAGGAGCTCTTTGTAAATTTTCCGAGCTGAAAGCACCTGCGACACTGATGTTGTTTATAGCATTTAGCGCAACTATACCTAAAGATCTAGAATTGTTTTTTTGATCTGTATAACCAGCTAATACATCTACACTATGCTTATTAAAAACTTTTTTATAATTGAGCGTATGTTCTACTAAAGTATTTAAGCGATTAGTATTGGTTTCACTTAATTCTGATGTTGCTTTATTTGTTCCATTATAAATAACCTGTGCATCAGGACTAAAAGTGTAGTTATTCCTTGAAGATGACTCCATCCCTAAGTTTAACTTATAAGTTAAACCATCAAATAATTCATAAGAACCTGAAACATTCCCTATAACGGTATTCAAAGTATTGGTTCTGTCTTCTGTAGCAGCAATACCTAATTCATTTGCAATTGTACCAGGACCATAGAAAGCTCCGTAAGCAGTTGTTATTCCTCTATCTGCTCTGTCATCTGCACTCCATTCTCCTGCATCGTTTTTTAATCTAATTGTAGGGAGTAAATTCCTTTCTTTATTAAAATAAGGATTAGGATTATCTACTGTTCTAGTTAAACCAATGGTGCTTTGAAGTTTGAATTTACCTTTATCTAATCCAAAATTAGCTCTTACCGTAGTTCTTTTAAAATCTGAGAACTTTATAACACCGTCCTGGTCAAATTGATTTAATGAAAGACTATACACACTATTTTCACCTCCACCAGAAACTCTCAGGTTAGTATTACTTACAGATGCAGTCCTAAAAGAATCATCATATAAATTACTACTATAATTAGGGTCAAATTGGGTATCATTAGCGGGGTATCTTGGAACACCATCTGCGTCATTAGCACGATTAACTATTCCTGCATATTGCGTAGCATCAGCCCAGTCTATCTCGTTTATAACTTTTTGATAACCAAAGTTAGTATCTAAATCAATACTTACTTTTCCTTTCTTTCCTTTTTTAGTAGTTATTATAACTACACCATTGGCTGCCCTAGAACCATAAATAGCAGTTGCAGAAGCATCTTTTAAAACAGAAACAGATGCAATATCCCCTGGATTTACCGTATTCATATTTCCGGTAATCATACCGTCAATTACAAATAAAGGTCCAGCATTACTAAACGTTCCTGTACCTCTAATAGTAATAACAGATCCAGCTCCAGGAGCTCCACCTTGAGCCTGTACGTTTACACCTGCCATTCTACCTTGAAGTGCTTGCGAGGCATCATTATAAGTATATTTTTCAATATCCTTGGAACCCACGGTTGCAACAGAACCTGTCAAATCTGACTTTTTCTGAGTACCATAACCAACAACAACAACTTCATCCAAAGACTCTGCATCTTCTTCAAGAGCTACTTTAATATTAGTTTGGTTGTTAATAGCTACTTCCTTGGTAACAAAACCTATATAACTTATAGATATAGTTCCATCACCAGGAGCGTTAAGTGTAAAATTACCATCAAAATCTGTTTGTGTACCATTAGTAGTCCCTTTTACCAGCACATTGGCTCCTGGTAAGGGTTGCCCTAAATTATCTGTAACTGTACCACTCACGGACATATCTTGAGCGTGACCAAAAGCTATTGCCAAAAGCCACAACATGCCAGCCAGATATCTGTGCGGTTGCCGTTTTTTAATTTTAAAGTTAGTTCCTTTCATAAGATCTTTAGTTTAATTGAGTAGTTAACATTTGTTTAAGTTTTTCAAAAGTGATGTTTATTTAACCATTCTTTAACAACATATGATCAGATGAGTGCAACAAATGGTTATACATCAAAAAACAAGTGTATTTATTACACAAAAAGCATCTTAAAACTAACTATAGCAGCAATAATGAAAACAACCTCAACATTCCAAAAAGTAGATTGTAGACCTATGAACTACTAAAAAAAGTAAAATCACTCTAGCTTCTACCTTAAAAATTGTATTTATATTAACTAAAACAGCTAAAGAATTAATTTGCATTTCATACTGTTCTTAGATCTCTTTTAGAGTAGATTGTTTTATATTGGGCTTTATTAAAAAAAAGAAAGAATGTTTGATATAGACAATAAAATTGCTGTTATAACTGGGGCTAGTGGGGCTTTGGCAGGTAGTGTTGCTAAAAGTTTAGCAAAATCAGGGGCTAAGTTGGCCCTATTAACAAGAAAAAAGACATCGGTTCAGTCGCTTTTAGATGAAATTAAAACCGTGGGCGGGCACGCTAATGTGTACGAAGCAGATATTTTAAGTGAGGAATCCTTAGAAAAAGCTAAAACCCAAATTTTAACGGATTTTGGAAAAATAGATATTCTCTTAAATATTGCTGGCGGCAACCTGCCAGGCGCAACGGTAGCACCTGGCCAAACTATTTTTGATATAAAAATTGACGACTTCAATAAAGTGACAGAACTAAATCTTAACGGGACACTTATTCCTTCCCTGGTTTTCGGTAAAGTAA includes:
- a CDS encoding VCBS repeat-containing protein — encoded protein: MRKIIASLIVLLIVFSCTKKSAISKNFIEIDPTVSGVDFSNTIIENDTLNYFSFPYLYLGAGVSIGDINNDGLSDIYFTGNLTPNKLYLNKGNLQFEDITEKAGIAGDNRWYSGTTMADVNNDGYLDIYLSVSGKFSTTANQLFINNGDNTFAEKAASYGIADESISIQSTFFDYNNDGLLDLFVANYPNVLVSKGNNYYKNKMNLNVHEDSGHLYENNGNGTFSDVTKESGVQNFGLTLGLVASDFNNDGYKDLYLSNDFNVPDYLYQNNGDGTFTEVSRKAARHTSMFGMGMDVNDFNNDGLVDILQVDMTAADYKRSKTNMASMSPETFYESVDYGFNYQYMQNSLQLNNGVNQDKIPVFSEVSRFSNMSTTDWSWGAQFADFDNDGWKDVFISNGVKRDVNNNDVNAKYKSETFFGENKNKDFRLMPSTPIANFAFANNKDLSFSNVSEEWGLDKAGFSNGFAYADLDLDGDLDLVINNMDAPASIYENKNIKNNNYLRVRLQGEKNNPFALGAKVVINEKINKQTQELTLTRGYQSSVEPIVHFGLWQAETDNSVKVIWPNGETQLVENVSSNQEIKIKYDSLKTSTIPIIDREYSFANISNKINPSFIHIEDAYDDFKTEPLLPHRYSQLGAKVATGDINSDGLEDFFVGNAKGSQSAMYVQNENGGFELLAGPWETDSQYEDTGVLLFDADNDKDLDLYIVNGGNHTSVNSGYYQDRLYINTPQGFVKSTKALPVIIASGQEIVSADYDNDGDLDLFIGGRIVPGKYPFSPESYILKNEGGKDLELQYTNVTAEIAPELSELGMVTSAIWDDFNDDNEIDLIVTGEWMPIRFFKNTGGSFKDVTNELGFENTTGWWYSLQKVDIDADGDMDYFAGNLGLNYKYKANEKTPFEVYANDFDENGTMDIVLSYRKKGTILPLRGRECSSQQVPAIKKRFETFESFANANLNDIYGEKMLKKALHYEAKTFANSWIENKNGEFIIHELPKRAQFSSINKFEIFNYNGDQFPDMLIGGNLYEAEVETPRNDSGIGLVLVGGVKNDFELLDMNESGLYAPGEIKDIKSINIGDQKKPAFIFSVNNDSLLLIEQRK
- a CDS encoding RagB/SusD family nutrient uptake outer membrane protein — its product is MKNNKITIKGVLAMFALLALNINCSDDALNQDNPNILVPSSFWGTAEDANKAILGAYSPFLAITYYSRFEVFLSDYRDDVVNGFNSSDRTAAGAFNATADRNAPKWMWEAQFRGVSRANDVLFNVPNIEMDAAEKESILGEAYFIRGFNYFNLVNNFLNVPIITIPVDQMEAPELLPQAPPADVWALIEEDLKKAQAMLPNSWPAEQTGRARAKAATGLLGKVYLYQGKYSEAKAEFSKVMDGSFELMDDYADNFTEEFENNKESLFEIQLISDGNQGWGADASSSGSGSAYQADLAPVGYTNQNTMRVNQWALDLFLDEQTVNGENDPRTYTTFFWNTEDSTIYEGDTLRSRTYLNTSYADAFDASGTNIFGNKYADWKFNGKEESRDGGWHSSGNNLRILRYADVLLMFAEAEFMLNGSTTAALNAINEVRERADLAPHAVITMQDIEDERVKELTFERTRYFDLLRWDRVKSRIVDNPDLKSESGGTSSYKPGREYLAIPLSELDGNNNDEGFKQNPGY
- a CDS encoding SusC/RagA family TonB-linked outer membrane protein → MKGTNFKIKKRQPHRYLAGMLWLLAIAFGHAQDMSVSGTVTDNLGQPLPGANVLVKGTTNGTQTDFDGNFTLNAPGDGTISISYIGFVTKEVAINNQTNIKVALEEDAESLDEVVVVGYGTQKKSDLTGSVATVGSKDIEKYTYNDASQALQGRMAGVNVQAQGGAPGAGSVITIRGTGTFSNAGPLFVIDGMITGNMNTVNPGDIASVSVLKDASATAIYGSRAANGVVIITTKKGKKGKVSIDLDTNFGYQKVINEIDWADATQYAGIVNRANDADGVPRYPANDTQFDPNYSSNLYDDSFRTASVSNTNLRVSGGGENSVYSLSLNQFDQDGVIKFSDFKRTTVRANFGLDKGKFKLQSTIGLTRTVDNPNPYFNKERNLLPTIRLKNDAGEWSADDRADRGITTAYGAFYGPGTIANELGIAATEDRTNTLNTVIGNVSGSYELFDGLTYKLNLGMESSSRNNYTFSPDAQVIYNGTNKATSELSETNTNRLNTLVEHTLNYKKVFNKHSVDVLAGYTDQKNNSRSLGIVALNAINNISVAGAFSSENLQRAPSEDITTTIQSYFGRLNYTFDDRYLLTASLRRDGSSLFKEDLRWGTFPSMAIGWNISNEPFLENFDAVSNIKLRAGYGEIGSNNVDAYAINPSINLFSTYVLGETQARESGYAVTRGVNSNIFWETTKTTNFGLEFATLNNKINVTVDYFIKKSEDILVDVQLPLYTGFANQIPFNRGNIENKGFEFLVTYADQIGDLNFNLTANFSTLDNVVTSLGGQAPIIGGGFTSNGLRGTRTDIGEPIGSFYGYVTDGIYQTDAEATAANDQEGNPIAGDLKFKDFNGDGVDPEDRKYLGSSIPNFEYGFNLTADYKGVDLSLFFNGVSGNKILNSTKYRGFFDFNGNYLADAANAWTPTNTNTNIPRNTQVDPGFNRRMSDFYLENGAYFRLRNAQLGYTLPDDVLEKIKIPKIRLYVSATNLFTISDYSGYYPEVGRNSRGGTSLFNNGVDEGNYPTPRTYQLGLQVSF
- a CDS encoding SDR family oxidoreductase, translated to MFDIDNKIAVITGASGALAGSVAKSLAKSGAKLALLTRKKTSVQSLLDEIKTVGGHANVYEADILSEESLEKAKTQILTDFGKIDILLNIAGGNLPGATVAPGQTIFDIKIDDFNKVTELNLNGTLIPSLVFGKVMSEQKEGVIINYSSMAADRVITRVAGYSASKAAMENFTRWMAVEMATKFGSGIRVNAIAPGFFIGKQNKALLTNEDGSFTQRGETIIKSTPMGRFGEVGELNGAIQFLCSDASKFITGIVLPVDGGFSAFSGV